Part of the Benincasa hispida cultivar B227 chromosome 11, ASM972705v1, whole genome shotgun sequence genome, TaactaatataaaatctaaacttttgaTCAATATCAATGTTGATTCACCTATTAAAGAATACTATTTTTACATTACCATTTGAGTTTTTCTCTTCCCAATTGTGTAAAGCTTACTAAAATCTTGTGAGATGATGCAAGTGAAAGATGGATCCAAAGACTAAGTATTTATGTGATTTAGTTCCAAGATttataatctaaatttttttatcctATTTGACATAGGCAAAAGCCACACTATGTATATTGCTTGCCTCTTGAACCTCCGTTGAGCTATATATCCTAAATTAATCACACTTTTTTGCACGTGCACCCTctttaattaaccattaattaagcTAGCACACTATAGAGAAGCTAATGGGTCCTGATTTCGATTTCTATATAAGGAGATGGGATGGATGCATTTCAGGCATTCCTATCCAATGGCTATCTCTAGAGTTGTGTGCCTAGGCTTTCTTCTCCTCATAGGGTTCGGTTTAGCTTCAACTGCCAGAACTCTTCTCGATTATGATCCACGTACACGTCAATATAATTACGATCGTCCTACTCCACGAGTAGGGTACGATCCTGGCCATCGTGATGAATCTTATGATAATGCATATGGTGGAAGCTCTAATAGAGGACATGGGATTGGAGACTCTACTTTTGGAGGTTATTCAGGACGATATGAAGGTGGTGGTGGACGTGATTCTGGATATGGAAGTCGAAATGATGATCGTGGGACTGGATATGGTAATGGTGGTGGATATAAAGATGTAGTAGGACATGATGATGGTTATGGTAGCAATGGTGGTCGAGGACGCGATTATGGATATGGAGGTCAAAATGGTAATCGTGGGGTTGGATATGGGAATGGTGGTGGATATGGAAGCGTAGGAGAACATGGTGATGGTTACGGTAGCAATGGTGGTGGAGGCTATGGAAATGGTTATGGCCCTTCCCTTCGAGGTTCAACATATGGAAATGGTGGAGGTAGAGGAAGTGGCAATGGCTATGGAGATTCTCATGGATATGGAGCACGTGACAATGGGTATGGAAGTGGTGGAGGAGCTGGTGGTGGCTATGGTGGTGGTAATGGAAGTGCTGGTTACGGTAATGGAGGTGTCCATAGAGGAGAATATGATAACAACAAAGGAAGTGGAGAAGAAGGAGGCTATGATGGTCGATATGCACTCAAAAACTCCATCTCAAAGGAGAATTGAGAAACCCTTGTCCAAAGTAATGAACCCAATATTCATATTATG contains:
- the LOC120090011 gene encoding glycine-rich cell wall structural protein 1.8-like translates to MAISRVVCLGFLLLIGFGLASTARTLLDYDPRTRQYNYDRPTPRVGYDPGHRDESYDNAYGGSSNRGHGIGDSTFGGYSGRYEGGGGRDSGYGSRNDDRGTGYGNGGGYKDVVGHDDGYGSNGGRGRDYGYGGQNGNRGVGYGNGGGYGSVGEHGDGYGSNGGGGYGNGYGPSLRGSTYGNGGGRGSGNGYGDSHGYGARDNGYGSGGGAGGGYGGGNGSAGYGNGGVHRGEYDNNKGSGEEGGYDGRYALKNSISKEN